From one Candidatus Diapherotrites archaeon genomic stretch:
- a CDS encoding four helix bundle protein, with the protein MSVAIRSYRDLTAWKKAVALVTEIYRLTSDFPKEEMFGLTSQVRRAAVSIPSNI; encoded by the coding sequence ATGAGCGTCGCAATACGGTCATATCGGGATTTGACGGCCTGGAAGAAAGCCGTTGCATTAGTGACCGAAATTTATCGGCTTACCTCGGATTTCCCCAAGGAAGAAATGTTCGGCCTGACCAGTCAAGTCCGGCGGGCTGCGGTTTCCATCCCCAGTAATATT
- the cas1 gene encoding CRISPR-associated endonuclease Cas1 yields the protein MAYLYLTEQGSVLAKTGERLVVSKDDAVLLDVPVSKLQGVLVFGHVHLTTPALQLCLGHNVELALFTRRGRLLGQLTSPFPKNIELRQAQYGRAADAAFALGLARTFVAAKLGNSLEYLREFAHNHPETDLAQETAQVAAARDQAAQAPDPARLLGLEGSGARAYFAGFAKMVRHSFGFTGRARHPAPDPVNALLSLGYTMVYNEISSLLDGLGFDPYLGFFHQPRFGHATLASDLLEEFRAPLVDRLTLNLVNNRILQEPDFYSHTSGGVYLLDEPRKRYFQEYERFITRPQAAAADEKDLDFRGLFRRQAQRLRQTLLTGEPYAPFIFRD from the coding sequence ATGGCTTACCTCTACCTCACCGAACAAGGCTCCGTCCTCGCCAAAACCGGCGAGCGCCTGGTGGTGTCCAAAGACGACGCCGTACTTCTGGACGTCCCCGTGAGCAAGCTCCAGGGCGTCCTGGTCTTCGGCCACGTCCACCTTACTACCCCGGCCCTGCAACTCTGCCTGGGCCATAACGTGGAACTGGCCCTCTTTACCCGCCGGGGACGCCTCCTGGGCCAGCTCACTTCCCCCTTTCCCAAAAATATCGAACTGCGTCAGGCCCAGTATGGCCGGGCCGCGGATGCTGCTTTCGCCCTCGGCCTGGCCCGAACCTTCGTGGCCGCCAAACTGGGCAACTCCCTGGAATATCTCCGGGAGTTCGCCCACAATCACCCCGAAACCGACTTGGCCCAGGAGACGGCCCAGGTGGCCGCGGCCCGGGACCAGGCCGCCCAGGCCCCGGACCCGGCCCGGCTTCTGGGGCTGGAGGGCAGTGGGGCCCGGGCCTACTTTGCCGGATTCGCCAAGATGGTGCGCCACTCCTTCGGCTTTACCGGCCGGGCCCGCCATCCCGCGCCGGACCCGGTGAACGCCCTCCTTTCCCTGGGCTATACCATGGTCTACAACGAAATTTCCTCCCTCCTGGACGGCCTGGGCTTCGACCCCTACCTGGGGTTTTTCCATCAGCCCCGTTTCGGCCACGCCACCCTGGCCTCGGACCTCCTGGAAGAGTTCCGGGCTCCCCTGGTGGACCGCCTCACCCTGAATCTGGTTAACAATCGCATCTTGCAAGAGCCTGATTTTTACTCCCATACTTCCGGGGGCGTTTATCTGCTGGATGAACCCCGCAAGCGGTATTTTCAGGAGTATGAACGCTTTATCACCCGGCCCCAGGCGGCCGCGGCCGATGAGAAGGACCTGGATTTTCGCGGCCTCTTCCGGCGCCAGGCCCAGCGCCTGCGCCAGACTTTGCTCACCGGCGAGCCCTATGCCCCCTTTATTTTTAGGGATTAG
- a CDS encoding four helix bundle protein, translated as MGYKFQELAVYKLSLDYLDQLYGLASSLPDSERFNLKNQLERSAASIVLNIAEGSTGLSDVEQKRFLSMASISYLETIA; from the coding sequence TTGGGTTATAAGTTTCAGGAATTAGCGGTTTATAAATTGTCCCTGGATTATTTAGACCAGCTCTATGGGTTGGCTTCATCGCTGCCTGATAGCGAAAGATTCAATCTCAAAAATCAGTTGGAACGATCCGCCGCTTCCATTGTCTTGAATATTGCCGAAGGATCGACGGGCCTGAGTGATGTCGAGCAAAAACGTTTTCTCTCCATGGCTTCCATATCTTACCTGGAGACCATAGCTTGA